In one Dermacentor albipictus isolate Rhodes 1998 colony chromosome 4, USDA_Dalb.pri_finalv2, whole genome shotgun sequence genomic region, the following are encoded:
- the LOC135902214 gene encoding uncharacterized protein isoform X1 has protein sequence MMASRIFLFIPQLFGALVLGWECHAVSRHGGALYNGSLTTEAKFQDICASPTSSYPGDCCLPPNEMLPVDQCLTSNGTVGDPYDEAAMAGAFPASMCPYAAALLWQGGYVTGHLSPDVHCASSASSAAPIASQLKASAPNEIFSGHGRTTGMMASRIFLFIPQLFGALVLGWECHAVSRHGGALYNGSLTTEAKFQDICASPTSSYPGDCCLPPNEMLPVDQCLTSNGTVGDPYDEAAMAGAFPASMCPYAAALLWQGGYVTGHLSPDVHCASSASSAAPIASQLKASAPNEIFSGHGRTTGMMASRIFLFIPQWTQAETATFKPI, from the coding sequence ATGATGGCCTCACGCATCTTTTTGTTCATTCCACAGTTATTCGGTGCCCTGGTCCTTGGCTGGGAATGCCATGCTGTCTCTCGTCACGGTGGAGCTCTCTACAACGGTTCGTTAACCACGGAAGCAAAGTTTCAAGACATCTGTGCCTCACCTACCTCATCTTATCCTGGCGACTGCTGCTTGCCACCAAATGAGATGctccctgtcgaccagtgcctcaCCAGCAACGGTACAGTTGGTGACCCTTACGACGAAGCTGCAATGGCGGGCGCTTTCCCAGCTTCCATGTGTCCGTACGCTGCCGCCCTCCTCTGGCAGGGTGGTTACGTCACTGGTCATTTGTCACCTGATGTGCACtgcgcatcttcagcgtcttcaGCTGCGCCGATAGCGAGTCAGCTTAAAGCCAGCGCTCCGAACGAaatcttcagtgggcatggacgcACGACAGGAATGATGGCCTCACGCATCTTTTTGTTCATTCCACAGTTATTCGGTGCCCTGGTCCTTGGCTGGGAATGCCATGCTGTCTCTCGTCACGGTGGAGCTCTCTACAACGGTTCGTTAACCACGGAAGCAAAGTTTCAAGACATCTGTGCCTCACCTACCTCATCTTATCCTGGCGACTGCTGCTTGCCACCAAATGAGATGctccctgtcgaccagtgcctcaCCAGCAACGGTACAGTTGGTGACCCTTACGACGAAGCTGCAATGGCGGGTGCTTTCCCAGCTTCCATGTGTCCGTACGCTGCCGCCCTCCTCTGGCAGGGTGGTTACGTCACTGGTCATTTGTCACCTGATGTGCACtgcgcatcttcagcgtcttcaGCTGCGCCGATAGCGAGTCAGCTTAAAGCCAGCGCTCCGAACGAaatcttcagtgggcatggacgcACGACAGGAATGATGGCCTCACGCATCTTTTTGTTCATTCCACAG
- the LOC135902214 gene encoding uncharacterized protein isoform X2 has protein sequence MMASRIFLFIPQLFGALVLGWECHAVSRHGGALYNGSLTTEAKFQDICASPTSSYPGDCCLPPNEMLPVDQCLTSNGTVGDPYDEAAMAGAFPASMCPYAAALLWQGGYVTGHLSPDVHCASSASSAAPIASQLKASAPNEIFSGHGRTTGMMASRIFLFIPQLFGALVLGWECHAVSRHGGALYNGSLTTEAKFQDICASPTSSYPGDCCLPPNEMLPVDQCLTSNGTVGDPYDEAAMAGAFPASMCPYAAALLWQGGYVTGHLSPDVHCASSASSAAPIASQLKASAPNEIFSGHGRTTGMMASRIFLFIPQLQGNRR, from the coding sequence ATGATGGCCTCACGCATCTTTTTGTTCATTCCACAGTTATTCGGTGCCCTGGTCCTTGGCTGGGAATGCCATGCTGTCTCTCGTCACGGTGGAGCTCTCTACAACGGTTCGTTAACCACGGAAGCAAAGTTTCAAGACATCTGTGCCTCACCTACCTCATCTTATCCTGGCGACTGCTGCTTGCCACCAAATGAGATGctccctgtcgaccagtgcctcaCCAGCAACGGTACAGTTGGTGACCCTTACGACGAAGCTGCAATGGCGGGCGCTTTCCCAGCTTCCATGTGTCCGTACGCTGCCGCCCTCCTCTGGCAGGGTGGTTACGTCACTGGTCATTTGTCACCTGATGTGCACtgcgcatcttcagcgtcttcaGCTGCGCCGATAGCGAGTCAGCTTAAAGCCAGCGCTCCGAACGAaatcttcagtgggcatggacgcACGACAGGAATGATGGCCTCACGCATCTTTTTGTTCATTCCACAGTTATTCGGTGCCCTGGTCCTTGGCTGGGAATGCCATGCTGTCTCTCGTCACGGTGGAGCTCTCTACAACGGTTCGTTAACCACGGAAGCAAAGTTTCAAGACATCTGTGCCTCACCTACCTCATCTTATCCTGGCGACTGCTGCTTGCCACCAAATGAGATGctccctgtcgaccagtgcctcaCCAGCAACGGTACAGTTGGTGACCCTTACGACGAAGCTGCAATGGCGGGTGCTTTCCCAGCTTCCATGTGTCCGTACGCTGCCGCCCTCCTCTGGCAGGGTGGTTACGTCACTGGTCATTTGTCACCTGATGTGCACtgcgcatcttcagcgtcttcaGCTGCGCCGATAGCGAGTCAGCTTAAAGCCAGCGCTCCGAACGAaatcttcagtgggcatggacgcACGACAGGAATGATGGCCTCACGCATCTTTTTGTTCATTCCACAG